ACGGAGTCGAACACGTGAGTGGCTCCCCTCCTCGCAGTCTTCCGCCCTGAACGTCCTTCACGAACTTCACATCAACTTCGTGGCATGGATACAGATatagatacagatacagatagATACAGATAAAGATAGATatagatacagatacagacacagaTATAGATATCttgaagaaaatattctaaaatataaaaagctacATTTGTCTCGCCTGTTGACTTACCTTCCATGTAACACTCAAGTTTGAAATGTGTGGAGCAAGTGTCGCTCTTTCAAGATGGAATCACAAGTATTCCCAGCTCTCACGAGATGTTTGTCCCAGTCTTGGTTGTCGAGTTTTCCGATGCggaaaaaatcataaaactttGTGTCGACCTTTGCAAGCAGGGCATCGTGGAATGGCACAGCTAGTGGCCGGCATGTCAACATAACAACCACAGAAGCTCTGCCACCAACTGCGCAAAGCGAAACCGGAAAAGGCGAAGCACTAACTtagtccagcgcatgcgcgacacACGAGATCTGTTCCCGCGCGAGAGTTGCCTGTCCTTGTTACTTATTGTCTGTGATCAACAGAGGTTGTCAGGTTGACAAGGTCCATTGCACAGTTGCCGCCTCTCGCtgacgtgagagagagaaggtgggtaGCGGAGACAAAGCAAAGCGATGACTAAGTCTACTGGATGTGTGGAAGAGTTGGACACACTCTACATGTGTCTGGCTCTTCCACGTTGGGCAGCCCTGGCGGAGCAAACATCCGCTCGTTCTGCTATCACGGAGGTATACAGGGCTGTCACGGAGGTATACAGGACTATCAGCTCGTGCTGCTGTCGTTAACCCTTTCCTTACCGAGTGAGGGAAGAAAGCAGGAGAGGTGGAGCGGGTTGAAAGAAGACAGCCGTGTTTGCTCAGGTAACCCGCTGACACGCAATGTGACACCCATCAGCACAACAATCATCAGTCTGGTCTACAACAGTCAGTCAGTACCTTTGATCATTAACAATAATTAGCAGTTTCTGTGTTGACACACTGTATGTTATGGACTTCAAAGATATACCAAGAGACTTGTTTTTGTGAAGGAAATAAGTTTtctgcctttgtgtgtgtgtgtgagtggaagGTAAGGACATTTATTCAGGTTACCTTGTATCAACGCTGATGTTGCCAGCATCTCTCCACCAGCGCCTGATGCTgcaacacacttttattttctgcaagCCTGGCGAGACTGGAACTGACAGTGTAAGGGCTGTAAGGGCTGTAAGGGGTGTAAAGGGTGTTAGGGGTGTAGGGGGTGTAAGAGGTATTTGCATGAGACACTTGCATGCTTTCACTCACTTTCCTTTCCGTATCATTAATATCGGGGTGTGATGGTGGGATTTAGTTGATTAAACTCGGGTCACTTATCTCAAATCCTGCCACCAATGTCGACCTCAGACTCGACTGAGGTCTGTTGGCACTTGCCATTGACAGTTTGTGACAGTTGATGACATGACAACGGTCTTTTCCACTCATCtctttacctttgtttgtcTCGGTAAAAGCAGCTGAGTGGCTCACAAATTAACCCCCGATGAGCGTTGAATAATTAACGAACAGCCCTCATTAAGCCTCATTAAGGCCTCATTAAGCCTCGTTCTGCACAGTATACTGTACCACCCTCAAGGTACTGGCGTGTACAGTGTCTGATGTTAGCGCTACACAGGTGTGTTTCACAGGTTTCCATCGCCAGGAAAGGCTTCTGGAGTGTGATTCCCAGAAGACAGGAATTTAATTAAGACTTCAAATTATTTCATGGTAAATACTAGAACTATTTAACCAAACCCTGACAGGATCCATGCTGACTGTAAGCACTACAGCCAAGAGAGATGATGTGTTATTTTCATCAGGGTCCATATCACAACTCAAGCAGTCGTCAGCCAAGACTGACACCATGTTGAACGAACAGAGCACTTCCAGAAGGCAGGAGGATGCTGGTGTCAAATGATTCTGACCTCCTCCAtcctaaggagcatgttctCCGAGTGGAGGTGATGCTGGACAAGGAGGTTGGCGAGGATCAATACCACGGTTGTGCGGTTGTTGCTGTGCATCAGGGTGTGCACGTCACTGCAGGAAGTGCTGCCAGAGCCAATAATGAGCAAATGCACTAAAGACCTCGATGGCGTCACTTCCGTCCTTTTGAAGTGCTTCGTTTACAATTCTCTTTAACTTCTGTGACAGGAAGCACTTAGAATGGATGTCAATAGAAAAATAGGATGAGTGCGTCATCATTCAGCCGCCAGTGAACAGTCGTGTATGTCAGTTGAAATAGTCACAGTAAACACATCATCATTCTCTCAATGCTCAGTTCTCTCATACTCCTTGATGCACTTCTATCTCATGCCTAGGGATTGGGATCCATATTTTGCAGTCAGAATGTGAAACTATTGACCTCTCATCTACTTGACAGTACCTAGGACTTGTCTGGCTGAGCTGGATGGTGTGACAGTTAGCAAGCCAAGCACAAATGGTCCCCAGCCCCCAGCAGTCGCCGAGCTATTACGTGTGCAAGCAGTGAAAGTGCCAGTAGTTGAGGAGGATAAAAGCTAATGGCCCCTGAAGTTCTCCAGAGACTGGTGTCCGGCCGTCTCGCACCTCGGGCTGAGTGCTCGTAAGTGTCTTCTCACACTCACAAGACACTCAGCACCTCACGTCTTCAGCATCCTCCACAAGCCAATCGAATCGATAACTTCCGGCAAAATGGGGGTCAGGGGACGGGCTGTCTCGCAGAAGCACCAGCCTCCCGCTCGTGGAGACCGGCGGCAGGAGATGGGGGCGGGAGGTGTCGGGTGAGTGTCGCGAGTCGAAGGAAGATCGTTGAAGTCTGTGAACTTGATAGTCTTCAAAACTCCTGGGTACACCTTCAGGCTGCTTCAGCTTTAGACGAGTTTTtgaaagaaggaggagaaaggCCTGGAGGAGACCGACAGCAGTGCCCCACTCGGGGCTGACGCTCGCAGTCGGTGCACCAGCTCCTGGCTTCAGATATCTCTGTAAGTGATGTGTTCAGTGCATGTCTTAGCTGCTGAAGGCGCCAAATACTGCCACCACCATGACCactagcagcagcagcaacaccaacaaccacaacaacttCTTAGCACAGATTCCCTCAAGGATCGCTTGTATACCTTGGTGCTTACCTTGACTATTAAGGTGTGAAACCTGTAAACATTGCTGCCTGTTGAAGAAATTCTGACTAGACAACAACTTCACGGTGTtgtttctctgaactgctcctcccttacatcccagctagacaactccactcgtcgtctgatgatcgtctcctgaCTCTGCCTgtcatgaaaacaacaacatgtggccacaggatgtttagttattgtgcagccaaacattgcaactctctccctttccatacccgccacccaccccactacagaatcctttacacgtgcactgaccACACACCTCTTGTGTAAACATTAtatactcctaacaacctttcccataatgctagttctttgtcacaccctttattttgtaatatcatgttactctcagctcttgttcttgttgtttggttcctctttgtgttttctgtatttggttttattcttcgttagtactgttgtttattcttttatagtttatatgttatttgtttgttttcctgtccctcgtatgttgtccatgtttcgtttttgttcttaagtgctacgAGCATACtgcttaggagtgtgagtgctttacagattttgcattgttgttgttgttgttgttgttgtttatgatgatgattattattattattaaaaaagaaaaaattcctgCTTCTAGGATGTAGCACTCTGTTCAAGACCTTCAGCTTGCTCAGTACACACCACTCGTCTGAGTTGTTTCTCATCAGAAACCTAATCTCGCTCACGTAATGCACGTATCATGATTTTTGTGCTTATTGcacttgttttgatgtttttcttccGATTGCTTGCTTTCGACAGCAACAAgtcaaaataatgttattacTTTGTGTGTAGAATCAAGCGCAGAACACTATTTAATCGTTTGCCACCGACACagtgaggatgaggatgaggatgtggatgtggatgaggATCTCACCACTTGACTGGACCTCGGCAGTGTTCCTGCTCCTCCATCAGTCCTCACACTTGGGGTGAAATCGACTATCCAACAAGCAAAGCAAAGAACCAACCAATCAGTCAGCCAATCAACCATCAATTGTTATAATTTCCTGCTACGAAACCCCTAAATAAGTTTTGACTATACTTCACCTGACCACGTGTCCTCCCTTGTGTAGCAGCCGTGACTCCACCTCCACTCGTCCTCGTCCCACACCAACACCTCAGCCACCCCGGTGTCCCATGTGGATGTTAGAACACATGAAGATGTGAGATGAGGGAGTCAAGGAGGCTAGCAAAGTGAGGACACATTGCATGTCTCGCTGGGTGCACATGTCTCCTCAGGGAGACTGGGAGACTGGGTGCCCTCCTTGCGACCCTCCGTCGCCGCCACTGGCACCAGGTCCTCGGGTCCTCGGGTCCTCGGGTCGCTTCTCTCCCGGGGACCGACAGCCAGGCTTACAGCAAAAACACTCTGGGCTGGGAAAATCACATGTCAAAGGAGGAATTGCAACCCTGTGATCCAGTTGTATATGTTCAGCCCTAGGACCCAGCTGTAAATTGCAACCTTAGAGGGAAAAACAAATcccggagagagagagggaggcaaGGAAGTGAACATGATTACTTGAGTGACACGTCCTTACTCGCGCAATGACATCACACActtgcttttcttctctccctcactaGCGGAGGGGTGAAAACGCacgaataaaaagaaagaaaaataacacgAGAGAAGTATTTTTTAGATATTCGCAGATTCCCTCGAGATGAAAAttgaaggagaaaagaaatcGTTTGAGAatcaaataacagaaaaagcacaaaaaagcaTAAAGATGTGCGGGGCTTAGACATgtgaacacaaaagaaacaaatgaatttGAAGGGTACATTATTGTGTCAAGTTCTGGACTCGTGATGCAAATTGTTTGTGTCTCAGTCTGCCCATCACCAGTCTCCAGTAAGCGGCGCTCATCACACGAGAGGATGCTGGGAAGAGGAGGAAAGGCGAGAGATGCTACAAGACTGAGCATGGCAGGCAGTGAATTTGAATGTCACACACCAAATAGAAATGAGAGACCTTAACTTATTGTTGGTCAGAAAGCATTTAATAATGTGTGGAATGATAACAAATGTGAGTGTGTAACATCGCCTTTGTGTCGTGATGGAGGCAACTACAACTTCTCACTTggtcaacaaaacaaacttgcGATACTCTCTCTGTTTCGTTTCCAGACTGGTATTAAATGTGAACTTACGACAGGTGACGGCAACAGTCCCACAGCCATCAGTCAGCTTGTCGAAATTCTTGTGGGTCTCATTCTTTGGTTGTAAGTAAAGATTTGTTAATCGCTAACGAAACTGTCACAAGAGAGGAACTGGCaggacagtcacgtgacgccatCTGACGTCCTGCCGTCCTCCTTcattaaaagttttttctttcgaTGACTTTTCACAAACAGCAAATTAAAGTCCAAAGTGTTGCTCCTTATCACATCTGGCAAGTCTTTATCCTGGATAATGTGAGATAATGTGGATAATGTGACTGTCGCGTGCAGCGGACGGCGGTCCCCAGCCTCATGGCCGCCGGTGGGTCCAGGGTCGAGTTGCCGCGTGTCTGTTGTTGCTGCtccgtctctctgtctctccgtcTCTGTGTCTCTCCgtctctccgtctctctgtctctccatctctccgtctctccgtctctccgtctctccgtctctctgtctctccgtcTCTGTGTCTCTCCgtctctccgtctctctgtctctccatctctccgtctctctgtctctccgtcttaccgtctctctgtctctctgtctctccgtcTCGCACGCAACCCTGTCCCAGGCAGCTGTACTccacctcccacccacacaaTTTCTGTGCAGTTAATGTTGTTGCTATAGTGGTATACAGCACTAGACTCACTATGCTACACGAGGCACGCACGTAGACAAAGACACGTGCACACACCTattatacactatacactatacattATAGTGACTATACTATACACCTAGCGACCTTTGTGATCCGCAGTTTGGCACAACTttgtatgtcacgtgacacctacACCTCTAGCACTCCAGTCATGAAAGTAAACTCACTTCGCTCTACAGTAGCGgctctcctcttctttctcattcttcatcttctttctgCTGTTGCCAGGGATTTTCATCGATGGCGATGTCAACTGTTCATCTGTGTTTTCGTTTTGCTGCCCGCTTCGGTCCCgggattgttttgttttatgtctgcgccatcttgccttCGTCCAGTAGCGGACTTTACAGCATATGTGTGGTATCCTAATTAACAGCTGTCTAATTACTGCACAGTGTACACTGTTCCATCTCTGTGGTATCCTAATTAACAGCTGTCTAATTGACTGTACTCTGTACACTATACCATCTCTGTGTTATCCTGTACACTATATCATCTCTGTGTTATCCTAATTAACAACTCTCTAATTACTGCACAGTGTACACTGTGCCATCTCTGTGTTATCCTAATTAACAACTCTCTAATTACTGCACAGTGTACACTGTGCCATCTCTGTGTTATCCTAATTAACAACTCTCTAATTACTGTACATTGTACACTGTTCCATCTCTGTGTTATCCTAATTAACAACTCTCTAATTGACTTCACTCTGTACACTGTACTCTGTAGCACTGGGTGCACGTGTGTCAACAGTGTCGAGAGAAACCTGTAATTACTGTGTTACAGGCTCGTTTTAGCCCCGCGTGGGGCAAGTGCGGGGCCCTGACGACCACCAGAAGTGCGGGGCCTGTGGCAGATGACTGGTCTGCCTGCCCCGAAGCTCGGGTCTGTGTGGTGACAACGTGTCGTTCAAACAGTCCAACACACCTGTGGACTACGGCAGGCAACGACTGGCAGCATCATCGTTATCCTGGTGAACAGTGTTGTGTGAcatgtttgtgttgctgtgaCATGCTTGTGTTGTTGTGACATGCTTGTGTGTGACATGCTTGTGTTGTTGTGACATGCTTGTGTGTGACATGCTTGTGTTGCTGTGACATGCTTGTGTGTGACATTCTCCTTCTCTACCCGGTATTTCTGTCTGTTGACTTGTATACTTGCTGTTGATAAATGCGGCGTGTCAACGTGGAGTTTCTCACATCTGTATTTTGATGTTACTTGTTCTGTAAAGCGCACTGAATGAAGTCTGCAGGTGGAAAATGCgagatgtaataataataataatattaatattaataataacaacaactattATTAAAGATGACATAATACCCACACGTGTTTCATCCCTGCTCCATTGTGTATTCTGCTTCAAGGAATCCGTTTTCTTGtaatactttattttcaaaccTAAAATGAAGTTTGGACCCTGAGAGGGAAGACTGAGGTCTGCGGGGGACAGGACATGGAGGAGGATACACCACAGGATACATGATTGTCTCGGGGGGACAGGACACGGAGGAGGGAGGATACACCACAGGATACATGATTGTCTCGGGGGGACAGGACACGGAGGAGGGAGGATACACCACAGGATACATGATTGTCGCGGGGGGACAGGACACGGAGGAGGGAGGATACACCACAGGAGGCTGGATCCTCGCGGGAAACACAACTGACGTCTGCTTCATTAGTTCCCACACCAGCTTCCAACCGCTGATTCCTGGTCGACCTTGTGACAGACACGCGGCGCAAACCTCTAAAACATCGGCTCCACCACGCCAGTTGTTTCCCCATCTTCGTGCCATtgatttctctcccctttcaaTCTCCGCCGTGGCCTCCAGGGGGCGCTGTGCGATCAGCGGAACGACTGGCTTCAGGCGCAGCGCCCTCGCAGACACGCACATCCCCGTCCTCCCcgtcctcctcatcctcctcgcCGCCTGCCACTCTGCCTCGCGCACTCTCGCTCTCATTTCCGTGCAGCAGATAGTGAGATGGCATGAAATAGAAATTAACTTGGAAGCAAGCCTTGGCAGACCAACAACTCAACTCAAAGGCAACATCGATTTGGTTCTCTCCACTTTGAAATTCCAGTTTGCCGCTGTCTGGCAATAATTCGACAATCAATGTGGATTCCCAGTTGTggtgacaacaaaataatttctgacaCTTTGTCTCACAAACATGAGAGACCCTCCACAGGACGGCCACCTGGTGACTTGAGTTGGTGTGTTTGTAGGAGAGTTGGGTATGCAGGTGTGTACatgatgcgtgtgtgtgtggacatgtgtgtgtacatgatgtatgtgtgtgtgtgtggacatgtgtgtggacatgtgtgtgtacatgatgtgtgtgtgtgtggacatgtgtGTGGACACGGATAAACACCTGAATGTTGGGTGTCTGTCACAGAGTGAAAGTCAGCTTGAAGTGAACAATAAATACATCTCAAAGTTAGCCAACagatttctttattcagttaaCACACACATAGCGAAAcggaataaagaaaataacgaCACTCAGtaatttgttaataaaattaatgtttagaTCAAATTTTCACCCACCTTGCATTCACAGACTCGtgtcagaaaaataatgaaagaaaaaaaagtgcaaagtaTGAAAAAAGGTTTTCGtcttcatcctcatcaccaCGACTACCACCGACAAAAGCAATTACTTGGTGTACTTCACAAACTACCATTACCTAACTCTACCAAAACCGAGCGATCTGGAAAAACTTCCCGCAAGTGCTGATGTCAGGGTGGGTCACCTGCTAACCATTCCCAAGAAGCACCAGGGCATCCTGCACCTCCAGGGTATCCTGCACCTCCAGGGCATCCTGTTGGCTGGCGACTTCTTTCCGTGTAACGGCGAGGTACAAACGGGCGTaaagagacacaaacacactaaaccTACTGCtgacacgcactcacacacacaaacacactaaaccTACTGCGAACacgctcacacgcacacatacactctaAACCTACTGCtgacacgcactcacacacacaaacacactaaaccTACTGCtgacacgcactcacgcacacatacacacatcaccGACACACCTGACACTCACAGACAAGACTACAATATGATGTGTGTTGTCTCCCCATGGCTCTATAAGCGGTCTGCATCAAGGAATCAGTTTTGCTACAATGCGTTGTCTGAGAGAAAGGAACGTTCCATGCTGTATGTCTGTATGAACTATGTTAGTACAGGGACCACGTGACTCACGATGACGATGTAGGTACTGGGACATCTGTGTGGCAGCAAGTGGCTGCCATTAACCCCTTCTGTTGACTACCAACGTGTGTCCAAGTCCACAGAGCAAATACTTGTTGTTTATTGTACAGTTGTAACCTCACATACAACACATGCGCGCAAAGCAGGTTCTAGAAACATCGTTGACGATGATAGATGCGATGAAATGAGCGACGGTCAAACCACACTGCTGTAGAAGTAGAGATAATGACACCACACGAGGTTGTGTTTGTGTCGTACTATCAGTTCATCACTACATCTGTCTGCTCTGTCACCTGCActcagtgtgacgtcactgtattccttgttgctgctgcaggtgCACAGGGCCGCCAGCACCGAACGttacaggtgtgtttgtgtttcaccTGTTTCACGAGGAGAACACTGAAGCTTCGATGCTCACAGTTTGTTTCCATTAACGGTCTTGTGTGTGTAAGGCGCAGTGCAATATAGTGTTGGAATATAGTGATGTTGGAATATGGTGATGTTGGAATATAGTGATGTTGGAATATAGTGATGTTGGAATATGGTGATGTTGGAATATGGTGATGTTGGAATATAGTGATGTTGGAATATGGTGATGTTGGAATATAGTGATGTAATATAGTGTTTGCTCAGATCCTTGTGAATGTCCTCCCATGTCTTCCTGACCACTGCATCAGTCTGTCATCACGGGACAGGACTAGAGACTAATATAGTGATGTTGGAATATAGTGATGTTGGAATATAGTGATGTAGTATAGTGATGTAATGTAGAGCAGACCGCCAGTAGACAACACTCTACAGATTGTCAATATAGTGATGTTGGAATATAGTGATGCTATCTAGTGATGATGTAATATAGAGTAGACCGCCAGTAGACAACAGTCTACAGATTGTCAATATAGTCATGTAGTATAGTGATGATGTAATGTAGAGCAGACCGCCAGTAGACAACACTCTACAGATTGTCAATATAGTGATGTTGGAATATAGTGATGCTATCTAGTGATGATGTAATATAGAGCAGACCGCCAGTAGACAACACTCTACAGATTGTCCTAATGCAGGCTGTCAAGCAAGTGCCTGCTGTCACAGACAATCCAGTACAACAATCAGGTTGTCAAGCAAGTGCCTGCTGTCACAGACAATCCAGTACAACAATCAGGTTGTCGAGTAGTACAGGCTGACAGTACTGTGCAGTGTTGTCAGTACAGTGCAGGCTGTAAATAAACTACACAGCAGCTTGTTGACATCCTGTGTGTTTATCATGACAGTGCCACCCACCGTCTCCTAACTCACTGTGCAGAAGATGTAGttggtgtcaaaggtcattgGTGTTGGCACATCACTTGGCACTGTCTCAACCATTCCTCCAAGTCCAGTCGGAAGCTGTGGGATCTGATTTTGTTTCCGTGCGTTGTGTTGTGACCTGCGACGATGACAGCAAAGTGACAGAATCACCTGCCAATGAAcgagtgctgtgtgtgtgtgtgcggtcaTGCAGGACGGTTAGGATAGCAGACATGGACACCCATCCAAAACAAACCACTTGTGGCAAAACATCTCAAACCACTCAAGTTTCCGTCAAGGCCTGAGCTGGCAGTCCTCCAGCAGGCAGGTGCGACTGGCCCCTGGAGGCTGACAAGGTGTGGTCAGGTGTAGCATGACGTCACCGGCTGTCGTGGACACCCTCCACGCACCTGATGATCATGGCGGCGTACCAGCGGTTCAGCAGCACGGAGAAGCGAGCGCCGCTGCAGCACGTGCGGGGCACGTGATCAGGATCCTGGTTGCTCGTGCACACCTCCGAGCCGGCCTGGTAGCACAGGGTTCGCACCCCAGTCCTGGGCTTGACGAGACAGGTTAGGTCAGTGTCAGACAGCGGACAGCAAGCTTCAGTcattggtggggggggggggcaaccTATTTCTCTACAGGGGGGATGAAGCTTCAGACTTCACCACATCGCACGATTACTGCCTTTCTATTCTcgatatatataaacattgcCACgagatatacatacatacaaacgtCACCATGCACAAACTGAGAtcacagtgacgtcatggtATGGTTAATTAATATATTCTTCCAACTCTCCCTTTGCATACACCCCTGATGACGTGTACATGGCCATGCACCCTCCCAAAGACTCTGTCGGGGGATACATAGAGGCAACATCTTTAGAATGCATCATTCTATCCGCACATGTTCTGaggacataaacacacacacaaacacatccacacacacacaaacacacagagaaacacatccacacacacacacacaaacacatccacacacacacacatccacacacacacatccccacacaaacacacacaactcaccATGCAGACAAACTTAAAACCGAGGGCGATGTCCACTGGTATCACTGCCACAGTCTCCGAGTCGTTGCAACAGCGACTGCTGGCGCAAGGATATGGCAACAAGTAGTCCCCCGAGGCGTATCCCAGCGTCCCCCTGCAGCAGACTGTCTTGGAGGCCTCCAGGCTGATAGAATACTTGGGTTGCACGGAGGCAGCCATCGTGGGGGAGGGACCGTCCGGCTGCACACAAAGGACACAGAAACTGTTGACATGCAGTTAGTTCAGCAACTCACACGTGACCTGCAGCAACTCACACGTGACCTGTAGCAACTCACACGTGACCTGCAGCAACTCACACGTGACCTGTAGCAACTCACACGTGACCTGTAGCAACTCACACGTGACCTGCAGCAACTCACACGTGACCTGCAGCAACATCCCTTTGCAACAGCTGCAATCATAACACCAAGACAGGAGATGTATCTTCTGCCAGAGAAATACTTCTGGGCACTGTCTTGAGTCCCGCATTGTGCAATTACAAATAGGGAAGGGGGAATAGAAGACTACCCCTCCCCACTAACGATGTTGCCCTCAGAAGCATCCTCTTGGTGAACCCAGCCTGAGAGAACCTGCCTCGTAATATTTCTCTTTGCTCCCCGGCAAAACTACTCCGTGACATCTAGATGCCACAAAATtcacatcaaaacaaataaaggagCAAAAAC
The sequence above is a segment of the Pomacea canaliculata isolate SZHN2017 linkage group LG6, ASM307304v1, whole genome shotgun sequence genome. Coding sequences within it:
- the LOC112566804 gene encoding uncharacterized protein LOC112566804, producing the protein MVTVKQVNKCVEKMSRCKELTVWPLLLLVLSGIGYHSVTPEFVAPGVSYEMPDGPSPTMAASVQPKYSISLEASKTVCCRGTLGYASGDYLLPYPCASSRCCNDSETVAVIPVDIALGFKFVCMPRTGVRTLCYQAGSEVCTSNQDPDHVPRTCCSGARFSVLLNRWYAAMIIRCVEGVHDSR